One part of the [Synechococcus] sp. NIES-970 genome encodes these proteins:
- the lpxC gene encoding UDP-3-0-acyl N-acetylglucosamine deacetylase — MVTTLKTTVECVGIGLHSGEQVCVKLMPGDRHQGRYFVRTDLPGQPVIPASINTVDQTLLSTELAMGEAKVRTTEHLLAALVGLGIDAVRIEINGPELPLLDGSALEWTQAIAQAGTENLNPANNPPIPVVSEPLWIREGDMFVAALPSAELRFTYGIDFTYRPIGNQWHSWSPKVESFAEAIAPARTFGFADQIEQLKKAGLIQGGSLDNALVCDPEKWLNPPLRFPNEPARHKLLDLIGDLALLGTIPTAHYLAYKASHKLHTQLAKTLQTTLL; from the coding sequence ATGGTGACAACGCTTAAAACAACGGTGGAATGTGTTGGGATTGGCCTCCATTCGGGGGAACAGGTCTGCGTAAAACTGATGCCTGGCGATCGCCACCAGGGCAGATATTTTGTACGCACTGATTTACCAGGGCAACCGGTGATTCCCGCGAGCATTAACACCGTAGACCAAACTCTCCTTTCGACGGAGTTGGCGATGGGTGAAGCGAAAGTCAGAACGACGGAGCATCTGCTGGCGGCCCTCGTGGGTTTGGGGATTGATGCGGTACGCATTGAAATTAATGGCCCAGAACTGCCGCTCCTGGATGGTTCGGCCCTGGAGTGGACCCAGGCGATCGCCCAGGCTGGCACCGAAAACTTGAACCCAGCAAATAATCCACCTATCCCAGTTGTCAGCGAGCCCCTGTGGATTCGGGAAGGGGATATGTTTGTCGCCGCTCTGCCTTCGGCGGAACTGCGCTTTACCTATGGGATTGACTTCACCTATCGGCCCATTGGCAATCAGTGGCATAGCTGGAGCCCTAAGGTTGAATCTTTTGCAGAGGCGATCGCCCCGGCGCGAACATTTGGGTTTGCGGATCAAATTGAACAGCTCAAAAAAGCAGGTTTGATTCAAGGGGGGAGCTTAGACAATGCCCTTGTCTGTGACCCAGAAAAATGGCTCAATCCGCCCCTCCGTTTCCCTAATGAACCCGCTCGCCACAAGTTGCTCGATCTCATCGGTGATTTGGCCCTGCTGGGGACGATCCCCACAGCCCATTACCTTGCCTACAAAGCCAGTCATAAGCTCCATACTCAACTGGCTAAAACATTGCAGACAACCCTGTTGTGA
- the phnC gene encoding phosphonates import ATP-binding protein phnC — MTEAIFVGRSLACHFRGVTALEGLNFCIYPGEKVGLIGASGAGKSTLLSLLNGQLRPTGGELLTWGEPLAQLSPRRRRRIQRQIGTIYQQLNLVDSLAVIHNVNAGHLGRWSFLKAAFSLIFPCDRPLALAALEQVRIPEKILARTGELSGGQKQRVALARVLVQDPAVILADEPIASLDPHLSREMMDLLAHLCDTQGKTLVISLHSLEFARSHCDRLIGLKTGKILFDQPAATVNDTQIAHLYGHQSIY; from the coding sequence ATGACAGAAGCAATCTTTGTGGGGCGATCGCTTGCCTGTCATTTTCGTGGGGTGACGGCCCTAGAGGGGTTGAATTTTTGTATTTATCCCGGCGAAAAGGTGGGGCTAATTGGGGCCAGTGGCGCGGGAAAAAGCACGCTGCTTAGCTTACTCAACGGCCAACTACGACCCACCGGAGGGGAATTGCTCACTTGGGGGGAGCCCCTGGCACAACTTTCGCCCCGACGGCGGCGGCGCATCCAACGGCAGATTGGTACGATCTACCAGCAATTGAACCTGGTGGACAGTTTGGCCGTGATTCACAATGTTAATGCCGGACACCTGGGACGTTGGTCTTTTTTGAAAGCAGCCTTTTCTTTGATCTTCCCCTGCGATCGCCCCCTTGCTTTGGCCGCCCTTGAACAGGTTAGAATCCCTGAAAAAATCTTAGCTAGAACAGGCGAACTATCTGGAGGTCAGAAACAGCGGGTTGCCCTGGCGCGGGTGTTGGTACAAGATCCCGCAGTCATCCTCGCCGACGAGCCGATCGCCAGTCTAGATCCCCACCTGAGCCGAGAAATGATGGATCTGTTGGCCCATCTCTGCGATACCCAAGGCAAAACCCTTGTGATTAGCCTCCATTCCTTAGAATTTGCCCGGAGCCATTGCGATCGCCTCATTGGTTTAAAAACAGGCAAAATTCTCTTTGATCAGCCCGCCGCGACGGTCAACGACACCCAGATCGCCCACCTCTATGGGCATCAATCGATATACTAG
- a CDS encoding ABC-type transport protein translates to MAIASPPQNSNDWQLAGKLLPYAKQNLATLVVSIILLIPLAIAGAIQPLVVGQAVSLLRGEEIWGILNGLSISDGITVLIWILLGTILIRLAFASVQGYLVQKVGQEITAGIRQDLFDHVTSLSSRFFDRMPVGKLVTRLTNDVEALGDVFASGAIGIINDVISLAVIIVTIFLLQWQLATLLILMLVPVAFLIIYFQGQYRKANYQAREELSQLNAMLQENVSGINVVQLFRREALNAELFRTVNDRYRIAVNKTIFHDSAVSATLEWISLVAIAGVLWLGGWFIFQGDLNFGVLSAFVLYSQRLFNPLRQFADKFTMFQSGFTAIERVSELMAEPIEIQDKQQHLISTLNLNPEASGEIIFDNVSFGYKPGEYVLKNLNFKIKPGEKIALVGPTGAGKSSIIRLLCRLYDPSEGRILVDGIDIRDLPQEELRRHIGVILQESFLFAGDVQRNITLGEEYPLERVKQAAQLTNVDRLIEELPQGYGTALRERGTNLSGGQKQLLAFARVAIRDPKILVLDEATASLDVGTEALIQSALEQLLEDRTAIIIAHRLSTIRDVDKILVLKQGEVIETGNHDQLLAQNGLYASLYRLHMLGD, encoded by the coding sequence ATGGCGATCGCATCCCCTCCCCAGAACAGCAATGATTGGCAACTAGCGGGTAAGCTCTTGCCCTACGCGAAACAAAATCTCGCCACCCTTGTGGTTTCAATTATCTTACTGATTCCCCTGGCGATCGCTGGTGCAATCCAACCCCTCGTTGTCGGTCAAGCCGTGTCACTCCTGCGGGGGGAAGAAATTTGGGGTATCTTAAATGGCCTCAGTATTAGTGATGGGATTACCGTTCTCATCTGGATCCTGTTGGGGACAATTTTAATTCGCCTGGCCTTCGCATCTGTACAGGGCTATCTAGTACAAAAGGTTGGCCAAGAAATTACCGCTGGGATCCGTCAAGATCTCTTTGATCATGTCACCTCCCTGTCCTCCCGTTTCTTCGACCGGATGCCCGTGGGAAAGCTGGTGACCAGGCTGACGAACGATGTGGAAGCCCTAGGCGATGTTTTTGCGAGTGGGGCGATCGGGATCATTAACGATGTGATTTCCCTCGCCGTTATTATCGTCACAATTTTCCTGCTGCAATGGCAGTTAGCGACCCTGTTGATTCTGATGTTAGTGCCGGTCGCTTTTCTGATTATTTATTTTCAGGGGCAATACCGCAAAGCCAACTACCAAGCTCGGGAAGAGCTGTCTCAACTGAACGCGATGTTACAGGAAAATGTCTCTGGCATTAATGTGGTGCAATTGTTTCGCCGAGAAGCTCTCAACGCTGAACTCTTCCGCACAGTTAATGACCGCTATCGCATCGCAGTGAATAAAACAATTTTCCATGACTCTGCTGTTTCCGCGACCCTAGAGTGGATCTCTTTGGTGGCGATCGCCGGCGTCTTGTGGCTGGGGGGCTGGTTTATTTTTCAGGGAGATTTGAACTTCGGGGTACTGTCTGCCTTTGTGCTCTATTCCCAGCGCCTGTTTAACCCCCTGCGCCAATTTGCTGACAAATTCACCATGTTCCAGTCTGGCTTTACTGCCATTGAGCGGGTAAGTGAACTGATGGCAGAACCCATTGAAATTCAGGATAAACAACAGCATTTAATTTCAACGTTAAATCTCAACCCTGAGGCATCCGGAGAAATTATTTTTGACAACGTCTCCTTTGGGTATAAACCTGGTGAGTACGTCCTCAAAAACCTTAACTTCAAGATTAAACCCGGCGAGAAAATTGCCCTAGTGGGGCCAACCGGGGCCGGAAAAAGTTCGATTATTCGTCTCCTTTGCCGTCTCTATGATCCCAGTGAAGGGCGCATCCTCGTCGATGGTATTGATATCCGTGATCTGCCCCAGGAGGAATTGCGGCGTCACATTGGCGTCATTTTGCAAGAAAGCTTTCTGTTTGCCGGGGATGTCCAACGCAACATTACCCTCGGAGAAGAATATCCCTTAGAAAGGGTGAAGCAGGCGGCACAGCTCACCAATGTTGATCGCCTCATTGAAGAACTCCCCCAGGGTTATGGCACTGCGCTGCGGGAACGGGGCACAAACCTTTCTGGAGGCCAAAAGCAACTGCTGGCTTTTGCACGGGTGGCGATCCGGGATCCAAAAATTTTGGTTTTAGATGAAGCCACCGCCAGTCTTGATGTGGGAACAGAAGCCCTGATTCAATCGGCCCTGGAGCAGCTCCTCGAAGACCGCACGGCGATCATCATTGCCCACCGTCTCTCGACGATCCGGGATGTGGATAAAATCTTGGTGCTGAAGCAGGGGGAAGTGATAGAAACGGGGAACCATGATCAACTCCTCGCCCAAAACGGCCTCTATGCTAGTTTGTATCGTTTGCACATGTTAGGGGATTAG
- a CDS encoding hypothetical protein (conserved hypothetical protein), protein MTTHFITAEIDLQENPTDLPKAIEQELEKRGEEVLRWAITAVDDDKATVEAIALTAE, encoded by the coding sequence ATGACCACCCACTTTATTACGGCAGAAATTGACCTCCAGGAAAACCCCACCGATCTCCCTAAGGCCATTGAGCAGGAACTCGAAAAGCGTGGTGAGGAAGTGCTCCGCTGGGCAATCACGGCAGTAGACGATGATAAGGCAACGGTTGAGGCGATCGCCTTAACTGCAGAATAA
- the glcE gene encoding glycolate oxidase subunit, whose protein sequence is MALAVDPETQNIDLKAWQYCHPHWHDCLAQISRHSPEALLIPKSREALQEIFRTAHRENIKTIPCGNGSKLAWGGLTAEVDWLVSTQQLNGIVDHAVDDLTITVEAGLTFQELQNHLRPYRQFLPLDPAFPNRATLGGIVATADTGSLRQRYGGVRDLLLGVTLVRADGTFAKAGGKVVKNVAGYDLTKLITGSYGSLATIVELTFRLYPIQEQGISLLFSGDADAIRQLQQGLHHSVLTPVIADVLSPRLMAQFNLGQGYGLLIRFEAIAESITAQREALEAMGQALNLQAIAQSNLLSTQLSATLHQCPVVCKVGILPSRSLDLLKHLERLADGQAIARIHSKSGLGTIAFPHEKFLRQFRELRQFCQQNSGFLTMLQGSYRLKQQFEPWGYPDDALPLMEKIKAQFDPEKILSPQRFVGGI, encoded by the coding sequence ATGGCGTTGGCGGTTGATCCAGAGACCCAAAATATCGACCTAAAGGCGTGGCAATATTGTCACCCCCATTGGCATGATTGTTTAGCCCAGATCAGCCGCCATTCCCCAGAGGCGCTGTTAATCCCCAAGTCCCGGGAAGCACTCCAGGAAATTTTTCGTACAGCCCACCGGGAAAATATCAAAACAATCCCCTGTGGCAATGGCAGTAAGCTGGCTTGGGGAGGGCTCACCGCAGAAGTAGATTGGCTGGTGAGTACCCAACAGCTCAATGGCATTGTTGACCATGCCGTTGATGATTTGACGATCACAGTGGAGGCAGGCTTAACCTTTCAAGAGCTCCAAAATCACCTCCGCCCCTACCGCCAGTTTCTCCCCCTTGATCCTGCTTTTCCCAACCGTGCGACCCTTGGTGGCATTGTGGCGACCGCGGATACGGGCAGTCTCCGGCAGCGCTATGGTGGTGTACGAGATTTGCTCTTGGGAGTCACCCTTGTGCGGGCCGATGGCACCTTTGCTAAGGCTGGTGGCAAGGTGGTTAAAAATGTGGCGGGCTATGACTTAACTAAGCTAATCACTGGTTCTTATGGCAGTCTCGCCACGATTGTTGAGTTAACCTTTCGTCTCTACCCGATTCAGGAGCAGGGCATTTCACTCCTCTTCAGTGGCGATGCAGATGCTATTCGCCAACTACAGCAAGGCTTGCATCATTCTGTGCTCACGCCGGTGATCGCCGATGTTTTGTCGCCGCGATTGATGGCTCAGTTTAACCTCGGCCAAGGCTACGGTTTATTGATTCGTTTTGAGGCGATCGCCGAAAGTATCACGGCCCAACGGGAGGCCTTAGAAGCGATGGGTCAAGCATTGAATCTGCAGGCGATCGCCCAGTCCAATCTTCTCAGTACGCAACTGAGTGCAACTCTCCATCAATGTCCTGTGGTTTGTAAAGTGGGAATTTTGCCGAGCCGCAGCCTCGATTTACTCAAGCATTTAGAACGATTAGCCGATGGTCAGGCGATCGCCCGCATCCATAGTAAGAGCGGCCTGGGAACGATTGCTTTTCCCCACGAAAAATTTCTGCGACAATTCCGTGAATTACGCCAATTTTGTCAACAAAACTCCGGCTTTTTAACCATGCTCCAGGGTTCCTATCGCCTAAAACAACAGTTTGAACCCTGGGGCTACCCTGACGATGCCCTCCCCCTAATGGAAAAAATAAAAGCTCAGTTTGACCCTGAAAAAATCCTCAGTCCCCAGCGGTTTGTGGGGGGAATTTAA
- a CDS encoding hypothetical protein (conserved hypothetical protein), giving the protein MKRHFFFKAPWDQTLTVVTVVTGLLLTMIALMFVILGIQQQDAATFLWAILPVGILAIAALFMVQGYYLEGDRLRIQRLGWQRTISLDTLIRVTHDPLAMQRSIRLFGNGGLFAFSGIFWNRKLGRYTAYATVPRLAVVLTFIDQTIVITPERPDDFTALVIAFKFPPQTAGD; this is encoded by the coding sequence ATGAAACGTCATTTCTTTTTTAAGGCACCATGGGACCAAACCTTGACTGTGGTAACGGTGGTGACCGGTCTATTGTTGACAATGATCGCCTTGATGTTCGTCATTTTGGGGATTCAGCAGCAGGATGCCGCGACATTTTTATGGGCTATTTTACCGGTAGGGATTTTAGCCATAGCGGCATTATTTATGGTGCAGGGATACTATCTTGAGGGCGATCGCCTCCGCATTCAGCGGCTGGGTTGGCAGCGGACAATTTCCCTGGATACGTTGATCCGTGTGACTCATGATCCCCTCGCGATGCAACGGTCGATCCGCCTTTTTGGAAATGGGGGCCTGTTCGCGTTTTCGGGGATATTTTGGAATAGAAAATTAGGGAGATATACGGCCTATGCCACGGTGCCACGATTGGCTGTTGTGCTGACGTTTATTGATCAAACCATTGTGATCACCCCCGAAAGACCTGATGATTTTACGGCCCTGGTGATCGCCTTTAAATTCCCCCCACAAACCGCTGGGGACTGA